In the Quercus lobata isolate SW786 chromosome 5, ValleyOak3.0 Primary Assembly, whole genome shotgun sequence genome, one interval contains:
- the LOC115991529 gene encoding mediator of RNA polymerase II transcription subunit 8 isoform X2: MEGVVVQNQIQPPQQQQQQQQQQQGQQQNQNQNQNQQQQQVQQVERLNQAVQQQLNLDAVKTRAVSLYKAIARILDDFDAYARTNTTPKWQDILGQYSMVNLELFNIVDDIKKVSKAFVVHPKNVNAENSTILPVMLSSKLLPEMEVEDNSKREQLLLGMQNLPLSSQIEKLKARIDMIGAACESAEKMIADMRKAYMFGTRQGLTIAPTLDKGQAAKIQEQENLLRAAVNYGEGLRIPGDQRQITPALPSHLVDVITVGDGVQSFADASGMYSKNTPVSSNNISGQGTLLQASAPQLIGRSAASPSATTATSFDNTTTSPLQYANSPRSGTNMMNTPSPQQHTPQQLQQQQQQQQQQQPRQKLMQLPQHQQQQLLAQQQFRQSAMQGLGQNQLPQLHDLQGQAQQKFQSLHGQHQMQFSQSMGHQQFQGRQLPSGHVQHGIGQSQLNQGNQMNRHLSQFSSAANSALFNAAQATSNAQMIPNMSATMPSQSLLPRMQFGLSACCIIVHDSCS, from the exons ATGGAGGGAGTAGTAGTACAAAACCAAATTcaaccaccacaacaacaacaacaacaacaacaacaacaacaaggtcaacaacaaaaccaaaaccaaaaccaaaaccaacagCAACAACAAGTACAACAAGTGGAGAGGCTGAACCAAGCGGTGCAGCAGCAACTGAACCTGGACGCGGTGAAGACTCGAGCCGTCAGTCTCTACAAAGCCATCGCTCGCATCCTCGATGACTTCGACGCCTACGCTCGCACCAACACCACTCCCAAAtg GCAAGATATTTTAGGGCAATATTCTATGGTGAATCTTGAGCTTTTCAACATTGTTGATGACATTAAGAAGGTTTCAAAGGCTTTTGTAGTACATCCAAAGAATGTAAATGCAGAGAATTCTACAA TACTACCAGTTATGCTGTCTTCAAAACTGTTGCCTGAGATGGAAGTGGAGGACAACTCCAAGAGGGAGCAGTTGCTTCTTGGGATGCAAAACTTGCCATTATCTTCACAAATTGAGAAGTTAAAG GCTAGAATTGATATGATTGGAGCAGCTTGTGAAAGTGCAGAAAAAATGATAGCTGACATGCGTAAAGCCTATATGTTTGGAACCCGTCAAGGGCTGACAATTGCCCCAACTTTGGATAAGGGTCAGGCTGCAAAAATTCAAGAACAAGAGAATTTACTTCGAGCTGCTGTAAATTATGGCGAAG GATTACGAATACCAGGAGACCAGAGGCAGATCACACCTGCACTTCCATCGCATTTGGTGGATGTGATCACTGTAGGTGATGGAGTGCAAAGTTTTGCTGATGCATCTG GAATGTATTCAAAGAATACCCCTGTGTCATCAAATAACATCAGTGGACAGGGCACTTTGTTGCAG GCTTCTGCACCACAACTTATTGGAAGATCAGCTGCATCTCCTAGTGCCACAACTGCTACTTCCTTTGATAACACAACAACATCTCCACTACAATATGCCAATTCTCCTAGGTCAGGTACAAACATGATGAACACACCATCTCCTCAGCAACATACCCCTCAGCAGctgcagcagcaacaacaacagcagcagcagcagcagccaAGGCAGAAACTGATGCAACTAcctcagcatcagcagcagcaacTCCTTGCACAGCAACAGTTCAGGCAATCTGCAATGCAAGGACTGGGACAG AACCAGCTGCCTCAGCTGCATGATTTGCAGGGCCAGGCTCAGCAGAAGTTTCAGTCG TTACATGGTCAACATCAGATGCAATTTTCTCAGTCGATGGGGCACCAGCAATTTCAGGGTCGACAATTGCCCTCAGGACATGTTCAGCATGGCATTGGTCAAAGTCAACTCAACCAGGGAAATCAGATGAATCGCCATTTAAGCCAGTTTTCTAGTGCTGCTAATAGTGCATTATTTAATGCAGCTCAGGCGACATCGAATGCCCAAATG ATTCCAAACATGTCAGCCACGATGCCATCACAATCACTTCTACCACGAATGCAG TTTGGATTATCTGCTTGCTGTATAATTGTTCATGATAGTTGTTCTTAA
- the LOC115991529 gene encoding mediator of RNA polymerase II transcription subunit 8 isoform X1 → MEGVVVQNQIQPPQQQQQQQQQQQGQQQNQNQNQNQQQQQVQQVERLNQAVQQQLNLDAVKTRAVSLYKAIARILDDFDAYARTNTTPKWQDILGQYSMVNLELFNIVDDIKKVSKAFVVHPKNVNAENSTILPVMLSSKLLPEMEVEDNSKREQLLLGMQNLPLSSQIEKLKARIDMIGAACESAEKMIADMRKAYMFGTRQGLTIAPTLDKGQAAKIQEQENLLRAAVNYGEGLRIPGDQRQITPALPSHLVDVITVGDGVQSFADASGMYSKNTPVSSNNISGQGTLLQASAPQLIGRSAASPSATTATSFDNTTTSPLQYANSPRSGTNMMNTPSPQQHTPQQLQQQQQQQQQQQPRQKLMQLPQHQQQQLLAQQQFRQSAMQGLGQNQLPQLHDLQGQAQQKFQSLHGQHQMQFSQSMGHQQFQGRQLPSGHVQHGIGQSQLNQGNQMNRHLSQFSSAANSALFNAAQATSNAQMIPNMSATMPSQSLLPRMQFGLSGSNPQRSHASQILGDQMFNMGAANPSGMMPIQQQQQQQQHGSQSAFGNMPTNAQNLQPGMVGLQNTSQNLPNYAQQRQQNPQ, encoded by the exons ATGGAGGGAGTAGTAGTACAAAACCAAATTcaaccaccacaacaacaacaacaacaacaacaacaacaacaaggtcaacaacaaaaccaaaaccaaaaccaaaaccaacagCAACAACAAGTACAACAAGTGGAGAGGCTGAACCAAGCGGTGCAGCAGCAACTGAACCTGGACGCGGTGAAGACTCGAGCCGTCAGTCTCTACAAAGCCATCGCTCGCATCCTCGATGACTTCGACGCCTACGCTCGCACCAACACCACTCCCAAAtg GCAAGATATTTTAGGGCAATATTCTATGGTGAATCTTGAGCTTTTCAACATTGTTGATGACATTAAGAAGGTTTCAAAGGCTTTTGTAGTACATCCAAAGAATGTAAATGCAGAGAATTCTACAA TACTACCAGTTATGCTGTCTTCAAAACTGTTGCCTGAGATGGAAGTGGAGGACAACTCCAAGAGGGAGCAGTTGCTTCTTGGGATGCAAAACTTGCCATTATCTTCACAAATTGAGAAGTTAAAG GCTAGAATTGATATGATTGGAGCAGCTTGTGAAAGTGCAGAAAAAATGATAGCTGACATGCGTAAAGCCTATATGTTTGGAACCCGTCAAGGGCTGACAATTGCCCCAACTTTGGATAAGGGTCAGGCTGCAAAAATTCAAGAACAAGAGAATTTACTTCGAGCTGCTGTAAATTATGGCGAAG GATTACGAATACCAGGAGACCAGAGGCAGATCACACCTGCACTTCCATCGCATTTGGTGGATGTGATCACTGTAGGTGATGGAGTGCAAAGTTTTGCTGATGCATCTG GAATGTATTCAAAGAATACCCCTGTGTCATCAAATAACATCAGTGGACAGGGCACTTTGTTGCAG GCTTCTGCACCACAACTTATTGGAAGATCAGCTGCATCTCCTAGTGCCACAACTGCTACTTCCTTTGATAACACAACAACATCTCCACTACAATATGCCAATTCTCCTAGGTCAGGTACAAACATGATGAACACACCATCTCCTCAGCAACATACCCCTCAGCAGctgcagcagcaacaacaacagcagcagcagcagcagccaAGGCAGAAACTGATGCAACTAcctcagcatcagcagcagcaacTCCTTGCACAGCAACAGTTCAGGCAATCTGCAATGCAAGGACTGGGACAG AACCAGCTGCCTCAGCTGCATGATTTGCAGGGCCAGGCTCAGCAGAAGTTTCAGTCG TTACATGGTCAACATCAGATGCAATTTTCTCAGTCGATGGGGCACCAGCAATTTCAGGGTCGACAATTGCCCTCAGGACATGTTCAGCATGGCATTGGTCAAAGTCAACTCAACCAGGGAAATCAGATGAATCGCCATTTAAGCCAGTTTTCTAGTGCTGCTAATAGTGCATTATTTAATGCAGCTCAGGCGACATCGAATGCCCAAATG ATTCCAAACATGTCAGCCACGATGCCATCACAATCACTTCTACCACGAATGCAG TTTGGATTATCTGGTAGCAACCCCCAACGAAGTCATGCTTCACAAATTTTGGGTGATCAGA TGTTCAATATGGGAGCAGCAAATCCCAGTGGCATGATGCCTATACAGCAACAGCAGCAACAACAGCAACATGGTTCACAAAGTGCATTCGGAAACATGCCAACAAATGCTCAGAATCTACAACCTGGTATGGTAGGACTTCAGAACACGTCACAGAATCTTCCCAATTATGCGCAACAGAGACAGCAAAATCCACAGTGA
- the LOC115988826 gene encoding 60S ribosomal protein L39-3: MPSHKTFMIKKKLAKKMRQNRPIPHWIRMRTDNTIRYNAKRRHWRRTKLGF, from the exons atg CCTTCCCACAAGACCTTCATGATTAAGAAGAAGCTGGCGAAGAAGATGAGGCAGAATAGGCCTATCCCTCACTGGATCCGCATGAGGACTGACAACACCATCAG GTACAATGCAAAGCGCAGGCACTGGCGCCGTACCAAGCTTGGATTCTGa
- the LOC115992159 gene encoding early nodulin-20, producing MEEIKDGYPSSTSSPPTPPSPLPISVGPGNQKYNFSPSPSASPPFSPQPSSHTSAEKLPLLHERLLSPTVPLAFSLDRQRKPEDLDSRSSCLKDLLEWFIQKCCTCCSRIL from the exons ATGGAGGAAATCAAGGATGGTTATCCTTCTTCTACATCATCACCTCCAACACCTCCCTCACCTCTTCCCATTAGTGTAGGACCAGGCAACCAAAAATACAACTTTTCTCCATCACCATCTGCTTCGCCACCATTCTCGCCACAACCTTCAAGCCACACATCAGCTGAGAAACTCCCTCTTTTGCATGAAAGATTGCTTAGTCCTACAGTGCCATTGGCATTCTCATTGGATCGTCAACGAAAGCCGGAGGATTTGGATTCTAGGAGCTCTTGCCTTAAAGACTT ACTAGAATGGTTTATACAGAAGTGCTGCACTTGCTGTTCCAGAATTCTCTGA